One window of Chamaesiphon minutus PCC 6605 genomic DNA carries:
- a CDS encoding Uma2 family endonuclease, with protein MYQYELPRYLPTADELPNSDDTPVDNELQEIIPNLLKSILRMLWKGRMDWFFGIDMGIYTHPEQPPIVPDGFLSLNVERSFDENLRLSYLLWEEEISPTLVLEVVSAKPGGEYTTKLDKYAELGVLYYVIYNPKRRRKSKLEIHKLIQGNYELQNANPLWMPEIGLGIGSERAEYDDLMREWLYWYDENDNRYPTPYEQIELERQRANDADRLIEQERQRADRLAAKLRDLGIDPD; from the coding sequence ATGTATCAGTACGAGTTACCCAGATACCTACCTACCGCCGACGAACTGCCAAATTCCGATGATACTCCAGTGGATAACGAACTCCAAGAAATCATCCCCAACCTGCTCAAATCGATCTTACGAATGCTCTGGAAAGGTCGGATGGATTGGTTTTTTGGCATCGACATGGGGATCTATACCCATCCAGAACAACCCCCAATCGTCCCCGATGGCTTCTTGAGTCTGAATGTCGAACGCTCCTTCGACGAAAATTTACGCTTGAGTTACTTGCTCTGGGAGGAGGAGATCTCGCCGACTTTAGTATTAGAAGTGGTGTCTGCTAAACCAGGCGGTGAATACACTACCAAGCTCGATAAGTATGCCGAACTCGGCGTGCTTTACTACGTTATCTATAACCCCAAACGTCGCCGCAAATCTAAATTAGAGATTCATAAACTCATTCAAGGTAATTATGAATTGCAAAATGCCAATCCCCTATGGATGCCTGAAATTGGCTTGGGAATTGGCAGCGAACGCGCTGAATATGACGACTTAATGCGAGAGTGGCTGTATTGGTACGACGAGAACGACAACCGCTATCCTACCCCATACGAACAAATCGAACTCGAACGCCAACGTGCCAATGATGCCGATCGCTTAATCGAACAAGAACGCCAACGCGCCGATCGCCTTGCTGCTAAATTACGCGATCTGGGTATCGACCCTGATTAG
- a CDS encoding DUF3696 domain-containing protein: protein MLTKIELQNFKCFQEKTVFPLGRLTLLTGINGQGKSSLIQSLLLMRQSIEYNDRTIKLILNGNCLNLGRFNEIRNTHTSREKPIVFKYFHNNVVNSDDGEIITTQGSADYSFVEDMKDDMVATLKSVEIEANSSWLLTNDSRAFHEKFEFDQDEQDDQLLHFVPTYIQILEKKIEYQKLLNFSAIHYISADRLGPQDFYFRSTIPKFPNVGLKGELTVNLLYRMKDELIDDNLCLGADAKTLIIQTQEWLNKIFDGAKVEVFGSQTNVLELMFNSSLSKDRFRPANIGFGYHCILPIIVSGLIAKEGEILIVENPEAHLHPKAQSELAKFLAKISACGIQVFIESHSDHILNALRIAVLDKILIHEELSILYFSQHIDQSVIQIPLHPDGKIEEWPDGFFDQMDKDFERLFEI, encoded by the coding sequence ATGTTAACTAAGATAGAATTACAAAATTTTAAGTGTTTTCAAGAGAAAACTGTTTTTCCATTGGGTCGGTTAACCTTGCTCACAGGTATTAATGGGCAAGGAAAATCTAGTTTGATTCAGTCTTTGTTGTTAATGAGACAATCAATTGAATATAACGATCGTACTATTAAGTTAATTTTAAATGGAAACTGTCTTAATTTAGGCAGATTTAATGAAATTAGAAATACACATACATCAAGAGAAAAACCAATTGTTTTTAAGTATTTTCATAACAACGTAGTAAATTCAGATGACGGTGAAATAATTACAACACAAGGGAGTGCTGACTACTCTTTTGTCGAAGATATGAAAGATGATATGGTTGCGACACTTAAATCAGTTGAAATTGAAGCGAATAGTAGTTGGCTATTAACAAACGATTCTAGAGCTTTTCACGAAAAGTTTGAATTCGACCAAGACGAGCAAGATGACCAACTCTTACACTTTGTCCCTACCTATATTCAAATTCTAGAGAAAAAAATTGAGTATCAAAAATTATTAAATTTTTCGGCGATTCATTATATTTCTGCTGATAGATTAGGGCCTCAAGATTTTTATTTTAGATCGACTATTCCTAAATTTCCTAATGTTGGTTTAAAAGGAGAACTAACAGTTAATTTACTTTACAGAATGAAAGATGAATTAATCGACGATAATTTATGTTTAGGTGCGGATGCGAAAACTTTAATCATCCAAACACAAGAATGGCTTAATAAAATATTTGATGGGGCAAAAGTTGAAGTTTTTGGTTCGCAAACAAACGTATTAGAATTAATGTTTAATAGTAGTTTGTCAAAGGATCGTTTCCGCCCTGCTAATATTGGTTTTGGATACCATTGTATCTTGCCTATTATTGTTTCTGGACTTATTGCTAAAGAGGGAGAAATTTTAATAGTAGAAAATCCTGAAGCACATTTACATCCTAAAGCTCAATCAGAACTCGCTAAATTTTTAGCTAAAATTAGTGCTTGTGGAATACAAGTATTTATAGAATCTCATAGCGATCATATTTTGAACGCATTGCGAATTGCTGTTCTTGATAAGATTTTAATTCATGAAGAATTGAGTATCTTATATTTTTCTCAACACATCGACCAATCTGTGATTCAAATACCTCTTCATCCAGATGGGAAGATTGAAGAATGGCCTGATGGATTCTTCGATCAAATGGATAAGGATTTTGAGCGTCTTTTTGAAATTTAA
- a CDS encoding DUF262 domain-containing protein, translated as MVENLKPEKFNDVVETDDDTPQEYNTENAGLYPYDPTKIDIDIRESPYTVFELKRRCDQKKIILDPEFQRNPNVWNLKQKSKFIESIILNFPLPYWYVTQTRNGEYIVVDGLQRTLAIRDFMNNEFKLTGLEALSHLNNLNFEDLKKLQGDYETRIEDKKISLYVIQHSASSKVIYDIFNRVNTGGTKLERQEIRNCIFTGKSTRLLKNISEQEYFKQAIDSGFSPKRMKDRELILRYLAFRICDDYHENYQGNMNNFLEEAMQKINLMSDEKIDELTKDFERVMRLTYDFFEKENFRLPQDHNRGKVNMIMFESISYFFSTHRNQFLEQNKEAIKLNFVNLRQNEEYVNSIKRVRNDRDMVTRRFDLAQEILGDV; from the coding sequence ATGGTCGAAAATTTGAAGCCTGAAAAATTTAATGATGTTGTTGAAACTGACGACGATACACCTCAAGAATACAATACTGAAAATGCTGGCTTATATCCTTATGACCCAACAAAAATAGATATTGATATTAGGGAGAGTCCATATACTGTCTTTGAGTTAAAGAGAAGATGCGATCAGAAAAAGATAATTCTCGATCCTGAGTTTCAAAGAAATCCAAATGTATGGAATTTAAAGCAAAAAAGTAAATTTATCGAATCAATTATTCTTAATTTTCCTTTGCCTTATTGGTATGTAACGCAAACTAGAAATGGAGAATACATAGTTGTAGATGGATTGCAGCGAACTTTAGCCATCCGTGATTTCATGAATAACGAATTCAAATTAACTGGGCTAGAAGCTTTGTCACACTTAAATAATCTCAATTTTGAAGACTTGAAAAAATTACAGGGAGATTATGAAACTAGAATTGAAGATAAAAAAATTTCTTTGTATGTAATTCAACATTCTGCATCTTCAAAAGTTATATATGATATTTTTAACCGGGTAAATACTGGAGGTACAAAATTAGAAAGGCAGGAGATTAGAAACTGTATTTTTACAGGAAAATCAACAAGATTATTGAAAAATATATCAGAACAAGAATATTTTAAGCAAGCAATTGATAGTGGCTTTTCTCCAAAAAGAATGAAAGATAGAGAGCTGATACTACGTTATCTTGCTTTTAGAATATGTGATGATTATCATGAGAATTACCAAGGAAACATGAATAATTTTCTTGAAGAAGCTATGCAAAAAATTAACTTGATGTCAGACGAGAAAATAGATGAATTGACAAAGGACTTTGAACGAGTGATGAGATTAACTTATGATTTTTTTGAGAAAGAAAATTTTCGATTACCCCAAGATCACAACAGAGGAAAAGTTAATATGATTATGTTTGAATCTATTTCTTATTTTTTTTCAACACACAGAAATCAATTTTTAGAGCAAAACAAAGAAGCAATAAAACTGAATTTTGTAAACTTGAGACAAAATGAAGAATATGTTAATTCAATTAAACGAGTTAGAAACGATCGAGATATGGTTACTAGAAGATTTGATTTAGCACAAGAAATTTTGGGAGATGTTTAA
- a CDS encoding Uma2 family endonuclease: MVAAKEHSPRFTPEEYFAWEQQQEVKHEYFDGEVFAMSGGTQNHGRIAVRLVSLLDNHLDDGNCAVLNSDVRVKIQAAEKYVYPDASVTCDERDRDTPQYVAYPRLIIEVLSPSTEAYDRGKKFKLYQRSTSLIEYVLVSVEEIEIEVFRKNERGKWEVTNYAAGDNVELESIDLTFAIDRVYRGISFNNSQIIE; this comes from the coding sequence ATGGTTGCAGCAAAAGAACATTCGCCTCGATTTACCCCCGAAGAATACTTTGCTTGGGAACAGCAGCAAGAAGTCAAGCATGAGTACTTTGACGGTGAAGTCTTTGCGATGAGTGGTGGAACTCAAAATCATGGGCGTATTGCCGTTCGGCTCGTCTCTTTGCTCGATAATCATCTGGACGATGGCAATTGTGCCGTGCTTAATTCAGATGTCAGGGTGAAGATTCAAGCAGCAGAAAAGTATGTTTACCCCGATGCAAGTGTGACATGCGATGAGCGAGATCGAGACACACCTCAATATGTTGCTTACCCGCGCCTGATAATCGAAGTACTATCGCCAAGCACCGAAGCTTACGATCGAGGGAAAAAATTCAAACTCTATCAGCGATCGACTAGCTTAATTGAATACGTCCTAGTCAGTGTTGAAGAAATCGAAATTGAAGTATTCCGCAAGAACGAGCGGGGTAAGTGGGAAGTGACCAATTACGCCGCTGGAGATAATGTAGAACTAGAAAGTATCGACCTCACCTTTGCAATCGATCGAGTCTATCGAGGCATCAGTTTTAACAATTCACAAATCATCGAATAA
- a CDS encoding DEAD/DEAH box helicase encodes MKIASNIEPRSSSKIYTLDEAHHLRHIYRAITMIPSIVAHQLRDCVSDYFLTTFRGTSPGFDTLMERFIAQSDNVGRGPYVSVGLPFRSGAKGANYFPEIPLQFSPHLHQERAFNRLSPPYYQSTIVATGTGSGKTECFLLPLLEHCRQEAGKQGIKAILLYPMNALATDQAKRIAQLIDRTPSLKGRVTAGLYIGGEEDSPTAMMSPEQVITDKSILRRSPPDILLTNYKMLDYLLIQPETQGLWAFNQPETFRYLVVDEFHTFDGAQGTDLACLVRRLKYRLQTPKQHLACVGTSATLGGSESQTQMLAYAGQIFQESFDDLAIVQEDRLSAAEFLTDALLNVLPLPAPNSPLLPSEGMGVRAYLRQQAHLWLDDEEPTIELECADDAPLSEEWCIELGEKISTLPIVQIILKTVGEKTYSYTELLTDVLQKRLALPSKDLIYQQQLLDSLLSLVATARRRINLADGSSIVVPWVTLRVQFWLRELRRMVGSISTQPELLFSSDLTPPHLKKTLPIVHCRDCGATGWAGLRPRQGDRQLASNDLQSFYRAFFSSSPLVTYLFPTTPGRSALLDAAKFCPDCFRINLPTATKCLSCNSEGLIAVEIPDNTKNDTHQGQKQLVSTNDCPYCQSSSGLSILGAQAASLTSAMIGVLYTTPFNHDKKLLTFSDSVQDAAHRAGFYGARTYRTTLRTAIAHTIRNASTLPTLKTLVDDFPNYWQSKFTTTADYIATFLPADLVWLREWDDYIKGDKLELDRSTTLPKLLAERLTWEIVQQFGHRSAVGPSLERSASCSVSFDPATIDRGVAALHLRLTNEIEILRSVDGDRIRQFILGILHHLRQRGGILQPATENYITSGGNTFLWKKYTYMPPIGPRIPAPIFYVNATAKSDRFEQVMKPGKQFSWCEDWTERVFRDISLLILKEVSIDILHTTLTILSEVGLLQEKNLQEGGKAWGIPLTGLHLHSDGQVLVCDRCRHQLTASSVELNSLQQMTCMTKGCDGRYQIDPNNGLAYYRQLYHSGEVLRIVAADHTGLLARDNRELLEERFINGQRRCDPNLLSATSTLEMGINIGDLSTVLLCSVPPSTANFQQRVGRAGRRDGNALVSTIANVRPHDLYFYAEPEEMIAGNVTPAGCYLDASAILERQLTAFCLDRWVATGITVGDFPKALRDALSNLEKANTQRFPYNWLEYIHTRQAQLVADFEGLFDTELAENSRRHLRQFMEQGERDCGGLRWRIIDRLQSIQNERKRLVNQSKAITARIKAFKELPDALQQQDPDKLRELEIEKASFRQLIKEIDNKQILNFLTDEGLLPNYAFPEAGVTLRSIIWRKTNTEQDPSGKRYETSTLTYERPGALAIRELVPNSTFYAEGRQVRIDQIDLQLSGIEEWRMCRNCSCALQRTRPEFQAKSCPRCSDGMWSDSGRLRSMLRLRQVVATTADRDSRFGDDSEERNAAFFQRSLLVDSEPEYREQTYLVADPEFPFGFEYISRCNFREINLGEPSPIGEKVTLGGRNFNTRGFKICTGCGKVLKRNPTNQSQEHSIACKYRDKPDLAKIQDVLYLYREFESEAMRFLLPDETFWTTKGQSSFIAALQLGLKLKFGGQIDHLKVTISEEPQTNSNQRKSFLYLYDSVPGGTGYLKQLLRDPQKLRDVFQQALAHIRICPCEDGCYRCLFAYRNSFDLDETSRQTAISELAAILKHWPQLKENSQGLSAIRVNSNFESELERRFIEAIRRYRGIDRQQEPPLLKQDIINGKAGYYLKLGEAAWIIELQVSLGKNEGVNYPSRADFVFRPASSRSGSKPIAIFTDGWEYHRDRLEKDIQQRLAIVRTNNYWCWSITWDDVEAQIDPDRIRQGESRDGLNCALNPGFKANAEAVYQQYKCLDLRPLESLSSFDWLMAYLAHPEASQWGQWALMRTAAQANPQQNLPHWQQQIANYLGTQAVESWSSESKYIANAIEVSTLLKVWIGVDIQRHRQLDLSASLVTLILTDENLDPDGEIVHTNWVEMLRLANLYQFLPHFYWLTASMYQSGIVPPLVVDFTSADLPPETSTWAEIKSLMVADELIDAIDRMEAERWLLPEAGYELLSERQLVIGMAELAWLDAKIAIVLTVEDRAAFERSGWIVYETNDLNQELLTDIYSKLSQPR; translated from the coding sequence TTGAAAATTGCATCGAACATCGAGCCGCGATCGTCGAGTAAAATCTATACCCTCGATGAAGCTCACCACCTCCGCCACATCTACCGAGCGATCACTATGATTCCCTCCATCGTCGCTCACCAATTGCGGGACTGCGTTTCAGATTATTTCCTCACTACCTTTCGCGGCACCAGTCCTGGGTTTGACACCCTGATGGAGCGGTTTATCGCCCAATCGGATAACGTCGGACGCGGGCCGTATGTCTCCGTCGGCTTACCCTTTCGCTCCGGTGCCAAAGGTGCCAATTATTTCCCCGAAATCCCCCTCCAATTTAGTCCCCACCTCCACCAGGAACGCGCCTTCAATCGGCTCAGTCCCCCCTACTACCAATCGACGATCGTGGCGACAGGGACGGGTTCGGGTAAAACTGAATGTTTTCTACTCCCCCTACTCGAACATTGCCGTCAAGAAGCTGGCAAGCAGGGGATTAAAGCGATCTTGCTCTATCCGATGAATGCCTTGGCGACAGATCAAGCTAAACGGATCGCCCAATTAATAGATCGCACTCCCAGCCTCAAAGGTCGCGTGACAGCGGGTTTATATATCGGCGGCGAGGAAGATAGTCCCACCGCAATGATGTCCCCAGAGCAGGTAATTACCGATAAATCCATCCTCCGCCGCAGTCCCCCCGACATCCTGCTCACCAACTATAAAATGCTGGATTATCTCTTAATCCAGCCCGAAACCCAAGGATTGTGGGCATTCAATCAACCCGAAACTTTCCGGTATCTCGTCGTAGACGAATTTCACACCTTTGATGGTGCCCAAGGTACCGATCTCGCCTGCTTGGTACGACGGCTCAAATACCGCTTGCAGACACCAAAACAACATCTCGCCTGTGTAGGTACGTCCGCCACCTTGGGCGGGAGCGAGAGCCAAACCCAGATGTTGGCATATGCTGGGCAAATTTTCCAAGAAAGCTTCGATGACCTAGCGATCGTTCAAGAAGATCGCCTGAGTGCGGCAGAATTCCTCACTGATGCTCTGTTAAATGTCCTCCCCTTACCCGCACCCAATTCCCCGCTGTTACCGAGCGAAGGGATGGGGGTGAGAGCTTACCTCCGCCAACAAGCACACCTCTGGCTAGATGACGAAGAACCAACAATCGAGCTAGAATGCGCTGATGATGCGCCCCTGAGCGAAGAATGGTGTATCGAACTGGGCGAGAAAATTTCCACCCTGCCGATCGTCCAAATCATCCTCAAAACCGTCGGAGAGAAAACTTACTCCTACACAGAACTCCTCACCGATGTCCTCCAAAAACGCCTCGCACTCCCCAGTAAGGATTTAATTTATCAACAGCAGCTATTAGATAGCTTACTGAGCCTGGTAGCCACCGCTCGGCGCAGAATTAACTTAGCCGACGGTAGCTCAATCGTCGTGCCGTGGGTGACATTGCGGGTACAATTTTGGTTGCGCGAACTACGGCGGATGGTTGGTTCGATTTCTACCCAGCCAGAATTGTTATTTTCGAGCGATCTCACACCCCCACATCTGAAAAAAACCTTACCGATCGTCCATTGTCGCGATTGTGGAGCTACAGGCTGGGCGGGTTTGCGTCCCAGACAAGGCGATCGCCAGTTAGCATCAAATGACCTTCAAAGTTTCTATCGTGCCTTCTTTAGCAGCAGTCCCCTCGTTACCTATTTATTTCCCACTACCCCAGGCAGATCGGCTCTACTGGATGCAGCCAAATTTTGCCCAGACTGTTTTCGGATTAATCTACCCACTGCTACCAAATGCCTGTCCTGCAATAGCGAAGGTTTAATCGCCGTCGAAATTCCCGACAATACCAAAAATGATACTCACCAAGGACAGAAACAACTGGTTTCGACCAATGACTGTCCCTACTGTCAGAGTAGTAGCGGTCTGTCAATTTTAGGGGCACAGGCGGCCAGTCTCACCAGCGCGATGATTGGGGTATTGTACACGACCCCCTTCAATCACGATAAAAAACTGCTCACCTTCTCCGATTCCGTCCAGGATGCCGCCCATCGTGCGGGTTTCTATGGAGCGCGTACCTATCGGACGACCCTCCGTACCGCGATCGCCCACACGATTAGAAATGCGTCCACGCTTCCGACTTTGAAGACTTTAGTAGATGATTTTCCCAACTATTGGCAGTCAAAATTTACCACCACTGCCGATTATATTGCCACCTTTTTACCCGCCGATCTAGTCTGGCTGCGAGAATGGGATGACTATATTAAAGGGGATAAACTCGAACTAGATCGATCGACGACCCTCCCCAAATTACTCGCAGAACGCCTGACTTGGGAAATCGTCCAACAATTCGGACATCGATCGGCTGTCGGCCCCTCCCTGGAGCGCAGTGCTAGTTGTAGCGTCTCTTTCGACCCCGCCACGATCGATCGAGGAGTAGCCGCACTGCATCTGCGCTTGACCAATGAAATTGAAATATTGAGATCGGTCGATGGCGATCGCATTCGCCAATTTATCCTCGGCATTCTCCATCACCTCCGCCAGCGCGGGGGCATTTTGCAACCCGCCACCGAAAATTACATCACCTCTGGAGGCAATACCTTCCTCTGGAAGAAGTATACCTATATGCCGCCGATCGGCCCCCGAATTCCGGCACCGATTTTTTATGTCAATGCGACCGCCAAATCCGATCGGTTCGAGCAGGTAATGAAGCCTGGGAAGCAGTTTAGTTGGTGCGAAGACTGGACGGAGCGGGTATTTAGAGATATCTCGCTGCTAATTCTCAAAGAAGTCTCGATCGACATCTTGCATACCACCCTCACCATCCTGAGTGAAGTTGGCTTGCTTCAAGAGAAAAACCTCCAAGAGGGTGGCAAAGCTTGGGGAATTCCGCTGACGGGTTTACACTTACACAGTGATGGACAAGTATTGGTATGCGATCGCTGTCGGCATCAACTTACCGCCAGTAGTGTGGAGTTGAACTCGCTCCAGCAGATGACTTGCATGACCAAAGGCTGCGATGGTCGCTATCAGATCGATCCCAATAATGGACTGGCATACTACCGCCAACTCTATCACAGCGGCGAAGTGCTGCGGATTGTTGCCGCCGACCATACCGGACTCCTAGCTAGAGATAACCGCGAGTTATTAGAAGAACGGTTTATCAATGGTCAACGTCGGTGCGATCCCAACTTACTATCGGCGACTTCCACGCTCGAAATGGGGATTAATATCGGCGATTTATCCACCGTGTTACTTTGCTCCGTCCCCCCTAGTACCGCCAACTTCCAACAGCGGGTCGGGCGGGCGGGACGACGGGATGGGAATGCCTTAGTTAGTACCATTGCCAATGTGCGCCCCCACGATCTCTATTTCTATGCCGAACCGGAGGAAATGATCGCCGGAAATGTCACCCCAGCAGGCTGTTATCTAGATGCTTCAGCTATTTTAGAACGACAACTGACAGCATTTTGTCTCGATCGCTGGGTCGCGACAGGGATTACCGTCGGGGACTTTCCCAAAGCTTTGCGCGATGCCTTGAGCAATCTCGAAAAAGCCAATACCCAACGATTCCCCTACAACTGGCTGGAATATATTCACACCCGTCAAGCGCAACTAGTCGCCGATTTTGAGGGACTATTTGATACCGAATTGGCCGAAAATAGCCGCCGTCATCTGCGACAATTTATGGAGCAAGGCGAACGAGATTGTGGCGGTTTACGCTGGCGCATAATCGATCGCTTACAAAGTATCCAAAACGAACGCAAGCGATTGGTGAATCAATCAAAAGCCATTACCGCTAGAATCAAAGCATTCAAAGAATTGCCGGATGCCCTCCAACAGCAAGATCCAGACAAACTCCGCGAGCTGGAAATTGAAAAAGCTAGCTTCCGCCAACTAATTAAGGAGATCGACAACAAACAGATCTTAAACTTTCTCACCGACGAGGGTTTACTCCCTAACTACGCCTTTCCCGAAGCTGGAGTCACCCTCAGATCGATTATTTGGCGCAAGACTAACACAGAGCAAGATCCCAGTGGCAAACGATATGAAACCTCCACCCTCACTTACGAACGCCCTGGCGCGTTAGCCATTCGGGAATTAGTCCCCAATAGCACTTTTTATGCCGAGGGGCGGCAAGTCCGCATCGACCAAATTGACTTACAGCTTTCAGGGATCGAAGAGTGGCGGATGTGTCGTAATTGCAGTTGTGCCTTACAGCGAACCCGTCCCGAATTTCAAGCTAAATCCTGCCCCCGCTGTAGCGACGGGATGTGGTCGGATAGCGGACGCTTGCGATCGATGCTCCGATTGCGCCAAGTTGTCGCGACTACAGCCGATCGAGATAGTCGGTTTGGCGATGATAGTGAAGAGCGCAACGCCGCTTTCTTTCAGCGTTCCCTGCTGGTAGATTCCGAACCAGAGTACCGCGAACAGACTTATTTAGTCGCAGATCCAGAATTTCCCTTTGGTTTCGAGTACATCTCCCGCTGTAACTTTCGGGAAATCAACCTCGGTGAACCCAGTCCCATTGGGGAAAAAGTCACTTTAGGCGGGCGAAACTTTAACACCAGAGGGTTTAAGATCTGCACGGGTTGTGGCAAGGTACTCAAGCGCAATCCTACCAACCAGAGCCAGGAACACAGCATTGCCTGTAAATATCGCGATAAACCCGATCTGGCAAAAATTCAAGATGTCCTCTATCTCTATCGGGAGTTTGAATCCGAAGCGATGCGCTTTCTCTTACCCGATGAAACTTTTTGGACGACCAAAGGACAAAGCTCGTTTATTGCCGCGCTCCAACTGGGCTTAAAACTCAAGTTTGGTGGTCAGATCGACCATCTCAAAGTCACGATCTCCGAGGAACCCCAAACCAACTCCAACCAGCGCAAATCTTTCCTCTACCTCTATGACAGCGTACCTGGTGGGACTGGCTACCTCAAACAACTACTGCGAGATCCCCAAAAACTCCGCGATGTCTTCCAACAAGCCTTAGCACACATCCGCATTTGTCCCTGCGAAGATGGCTGCTATCGCTGTCTGTTCGCCTACCGTAACAGCTTCGATTTAGATGAAACCAGCCGCCAAACAGCGATTTCCGAGTTAGCTGCCATCCTCAAACACTGGCCGCAACTAAAGGAAAATTCCCAAGGATTATCGGCAATTCGAGTAAATAGCAATTTTGAAAGCGAATTAGAACGCCGTTTTATCGAAGCAATTCGTCGCTATCGCGGCATCGATCGACAGCAAGAACCGCCCTTGCTCAAACAAGACATCATCAACGGCAAAGCAGGTTACTATCTCAAGCTCGGCGAAGCAGCATGGATAATCGAACTGCAAGTCTCCTTGGGCAAAAATGAAGGGGTAAATTATCCCTCCAGAGCTGATTTCGTCTTTCGCCCTGCATCCAGTCGTTCTGGGAGTAAACCGATCGCGATTTTTACCGACGGTTGGGAATATCACCGCGATCGATTAGAGAAAGATATTCAACAAAGATTGGCGATCGTCCGCACCAATAACTACTGGTGTTGGTCAATTACTTGGGATGATGTCGAAGCTCAGATCGATCCAGATCGTATTCGCCAAGGTGAAAGTAGGGATGGTTTAAACTGTGCCCTCAATCCTGGTTTTAAAGCTAATGCAGAAGCTGTTTATCAGCAATATAAATGTCTAGATCTACGTCCGCTAGAATCCCTGAGTAGCTTTGATTGGCTGATGGCTTACCTCGCCCATCCCGAAGCATCACAGTGGGGGCAATGGGCATTAATGCGGACGGCAGCACAAGCAAATCCGCAGCAAAATTTACCACATTGGCAACAACAGATCGCCAACTATCTGGGCACTCAAGCGGTCGAGAGTTGGTCTAGCGAATCCAAATATATCGCCAATGCGATCGAGGTTTCAACGCTATTAAAAGTTTGGATTGGTGTCGATATTCAGCGTCATCGACAACTCGATTTATCAGCCAGTTTAGTTACGCTAATTTTGACAGATGAAAACCTCGATCCAGATGGTGAAATAGTCCATACTAACTGGGTAGAAATGTTGAGATTAGCCAATCTGTATCAATTTCTCCCCCATTTCTACTGGCTGACAGCCAGTATGTACCAATCTGGGATAGTGCCACCATTAGTAGTCGATTTTACTTCGGCAGATTTACCCCCAGAAACTTCAACTTGGGCGGAAATTAAGAGCTTAATGGTAGCCGATGAATTAATCGACGCGATCGATCGAATGGAAGCCGAACGATGGCTATTACCAGAAGCTGGCTACGAACTCCTCAGCGAACGGCAACTAGTCATCGGCATGGCAGAATTAGCTTGGCTCGATGCCAAAATCGCGATCGTCCTCACCGTAGAAGATCGAGCGGCGTTCGAGCGATCTGGTTGGATTGTCTATGAAACAAACGATCTCAACCAAGAACTATTGACAGATATTTACAGCAAACTATCTCAGCCAAGATAA